Sequence from the Candidatus Babeliales bacterium genome:
ACTATTATCGAAGGACAAGGATCAACAGAGGCTATTAATGGTCGCGTAATGCACATTAGAGCGCAGATCGAAAATAGCAGCTCTGATTATGATAAAGAAAAGATGCAAGAACGACTTGCAAAACTTTCTGGTGGTGTTGCAGTAATCAAAGTTGGTGCAGCGACAGAAACAGAAATGAAAGAGAAAAAAGATCGCATAGAAGATGCATTAGCAGCAACACGCGCAGCAGTTGAAGAAGGTATCGTTGCTGGTGGTGGTGTCGCATTATTACGAGCTCAAAAAGCAGTTGAAGCATTGACGGTTCCCGGTGCACTTCCTGGTGAACAGATTATGGGTGCGCAAATTGTACGTCGTGCGCTTGAAGAGCCAATGCGTATTATTGCATCAAACGCTGGCGCAGAAGCATCAGTGATCGTTGCTCGCGTAAAAGAGCAAACCGGTTCATACGGTTTTGATGCAAAAAATCATGCATTTGTAGATATGATTGCTGAAGGTATCATTGATCCTGCAAAAGTAACTCGTTCTGCAATTCAAAATGCAGCATCGATTGCTGGATTATTGTTAACAACAGAAGCTTGTATTTTTGAGCTTCCAGAAGAGAAAAAAGCTGCAGCTGCTCCTACTGGTATGGGCGGCGGCATGGGTGGAATGGGCGGAATGTATTAATCCCGCGTTGTTTCAGCTTAGTTGAGAAATAAAAAGTCGGTCATTGCATTTTTTTGCGATGACCGACTTTTCTTTGATGGTGTGACGAGTTATCATCTTTTTTTATTATTGTTGGCTTCTCATACTCCCAGGCTTTTTCTGTCGCTTTATCTAACATGATATTCTATGGATCTCTTCAGCATAATGATTCAATCTTTTGCCTTTCAGGAGTTCTGCTAGTATATGGAATAATGCTCGGCTTCCATCTAAAAAATATGTATCTGTTCTATCCCAATCAAGGGTTAGGTCTTTTGTTTCTTTATTAAAACGACACGCTCCTTGTTTTTCAACAGATCGAGATTTTTTCATTCCCGCACTATCTATATATTCTTCTCTGGCAAGGCCATCTACGGAGAAGTGATACCAAACAAATTGAAGATCTTCTTTTTTTTTACTCATTATTATATACATTTCTACTCCTCCTATCACCCAGTCGCTATATGAATCTTCTCAGGAAAAACAGGCAAATTTTTACGTTTCATGATATGCCATTTTATATAAAATAGTTCTCGAGGTTTATCTAAATAGTACTTATCTGTTCTATCCCAATCAATTACCAAGTCATCAGTTTGTTTATTAAAACGACCAATTCCAATTTTTTCCTTTATAACAGGCTCATCATCATTACTGTATTCAATTTTGTCATATTCCCAAACATCTATGCAAAATTTATATGTTACTATGCTTTCGTTTTCTGATATTTTATCCAGTTTTATATACATTATTTAATCCTCATTTCTGGATGCATAGAGCGTGTACTCTTTTATTCCATACCTTCCGGTAGCGTATCGCTAACAAATAATTGATTGTCTTTTTCATACAGAAAAATATATGGAGCTTTTGCTCTTACCAACGCTTGCCAATTGTTTGTTAATTGTAATAATACATTGCACTCCATTTCTATAATGTACTCTTCAGGATTATCGTAAAAAATATCGGTAGGCTCTAACACCACCTTGTCTCCTTTTACAAGTATTCTTGTAAATTCCCCAGATCTTCCTCGACCTCTAGAATCAAACAAAGCTCTTTTGACCCATTCGGCATCTGAACCTTGATCATTAAAAAGATCTCTCAATCTATTTAAGTTTTCATTCGGCGTGTGATTTCTATTTGAGTAGGAACCTGCATACAACTCCATTTTGATATAATTTTTTCTTATAGCCCATTTACCATTTTCTTTATCTGGAAAAGTTCTCATACTGTTTTCTCGATTTCTGGATATGCAGTTACTATTTTTCCTACTTTCTGACCTGATTGTGTTTTGTATATATCTATTATTGCAATAATAGATATTCCTTCACTTGTTTGACCTTTGATTTCCCAGCGCCCAACGTTTCTTGTATTTTGTTCTTTTTCAATGACAGCACGTAATGCTTCATCTATTTTTTGTATAACCTGCTCACGCGTCCAATAATCAGGAAACATTGTTGATTCTTTTGTATCACTGCCTACATAAGACCATTCAATTTGGTATATTCCATGTTCACCTTGTTTAATAATGACACTTTCGATTAAGCCGCTTTTTTGCAATTCTCCTAAATAATCATGGTGTAATCCCACTGGTGTAATTGTATTATCTTTACAACCTATTTTCAGTACTGGATTAAAAATATGTTCGTAATCTATCCAAATGTGTACACCTTCACCAATTTCAATAGGAACTGATAATGTTCCATCAAAAACTTTTACTAATTTTTCAATTTCTTCTGGTGATAAAATAACTTCTTCTAATTCTTTTGGCTTGTATGCATGCTTTCCACCAGCGGAACGTTTACCATGTTTTTTACACACATTTTTCTGTTTCTGCTTCCAATGTTGTCTTATTTTATCCAAAATAATCTTTAACTCTGCATCTGCTTCAGATAACGTTCTCATCTGTTCTTTATCAAGAGCAAATGATTGTTGAGATTCTGCATGGTCTATTGCAGCAAGATCAATAGTAGTGACCACATTTTCACTATCTACAGTCAGCTTTGATTCATCGGTAATAATTAATTCATCACTAACAACGGCTTGAGATTCTGCCTCACTTTGATCTTCTGTTTCAGGCAATAGTTCATCGCCAGATTCACTATCTTCTACAGGTTTATCTGCATCTTCTTCTGATTCTATGCACTCTTCACATGGCTCTTGAGATTTATCATCAACTTTCGGCAACCCTTTAAGAATATCCTTTAATATGCCTGCCCAGCCTCGAGAAGCAAAGCCACATGGCCTTGCTTCAATAACCACTTCTCCTGCGCCTGTCCCACACCCCCATCCTTTAAGCAAATCATCTGCTTTTGGAGAAGGATCAAACTTTTTATCTGGATGTTCTTCAAGGCTATCACCAATACCAGTGGTAACACACGGCCCAGGTATTGGTATCTCTTTAGGCATATTTTGGCCATAACCACATCCATATTCTATTTTTTCACCCTCATGCCCATTGATTGTTGGTGCAGTGCAGTGTAAAGCTGTTGTATCATGAGCAGCTTGCTGCTTATGCTGCGTTTGCGCTGCAACTTCCTGTTTCATGCTTGCAATTGATTTGTCTATTTGTTCAGGACGGTAGTTTGTTTGATAATCAGCACGTTGTTTACCATCATGAATAGCATCAGCTATAAGACTTCCTGCGATATATCCTATACCAGCTGCCGCAACTACACCTGCTGGACCAGAAATAGGAGCTG
This genomic interval carries:
- a CDS encoding EndoU domain-containing protein translates to TTDQKFYSASQRTWVQAYQLTIGEFLLAEDNNRVWLSDIELVQEPMRMYAITVKHNNTFVVGRHKVLAHNMAIACDSMALICSAAAGAAGLILEVAEGALILSAPISGPAGVVAAAGIGYIAGSLIADAIHDGKQRADYQTNYRPEQIDKSIASMKQEVAAQTQHKQQAAHDTTALHCTAPTINGHEGEKIEYGCGYGQNMPKEIPIPGPCVTTGIGDSLEEHPDKKFDPSPKADDLLKGWGCGTGAGEVVIEARPCGFASRGWAGILKDILKGLPKVDDKSQEPCEECIESEEDADKPVEDSESGDELLPETEDQSEAESQAVVSDELIITDESKLTVDSENVVTTIDLAAIDHAESQQSFALDKEQMRTLSEADAELKIILDKIRQHWKQKQKNVCKKHGKRSAGGKHAYKPKELEEVILSPEEIEKLVKVFDGTLSVPIEIGEGVHIWIDYEHIFNPVLKIGCKDNTITPVGLHHDYLGELQKSGLIESVIIKQGEHGIYQIEWSYVGSDTKESTMFPDYWTREQVIQKIDEALRAVIEKEQNTRNVGRWEIKGQTSEGISIIAIIDIYKTQSGQKVGKIVTAYPEIEKTV